A section of the Telopea speciosissima isolate NSW1024214 ecotype Mountain lineage chromosome 3, Tspe_v1, whole genome shotgun sequence genome encodes:
- the LOC122656687 gene encoding protein NRT1/ PTR FAMILY 2.10-like, with protein MENKEKVVVDDTEPPKHNYRGVKAMPFIIGNETFEKLGTIGTSSNLTVYLTTVFNLEKVSAATLVNIFNGSTNLAPLVGAFLSDAYFGRYKTLGFACISSLTGMFLIMLTAAISQLHPPHCGAGACVGPTPWQLMFLLVGFGFLVVGAGGIRPCNLAFGADQFNPETESGKKGINSFFNWYYFTFTFAMMVSLTAIVYVQSKNWPVGFAIPTCLMFLSCGLYFLGSRIYVKVRPQGSPVMGAIQVFVAASKKRSFKSPQNPQVSLFNHILPNSINSRLPHTDQFRFLDKAAIKTPEDRVNPNGSAADPWRLCSLQQVEEIKCVMRVIPVWASSIIYYMPMVQQQTYGVFQAVQSDKSINHFQVPAGSFVVFMFLALTIWIPIYDRILVPSLRRITGKEGGITQLQRMGVGIVLSVLSMLVSGLVEEKRRHLALTSPLPGATTARGGAVSSMSAFWLVPQLLLAGLAEAFNSIGQIEFYYKQFPENMRSIAGSFFFCGLAISSYLSTFLISVVHHTTANAATGNWLPEDLNKGRLDYFYFMIAVMGTLNFGYFLLCSTWYRYKGSFVNETTTLDLEMMNGTTKGSTEKHVV; from the exons ATGGAGAACAAAGAGAAAGTTGTTGTAGACGATACTGAGCCACCCAAGCACAACTACAGAGGAGTTAAAGCCATGCCCTTCATTATAG GAAACGAGACATTCGAGAAACTCGGAACCATCGGAACTTCTTCAAACCTAACAGTCTATCTAACCACAGTATTCAATTTAGAGAAAGTCTCAGCTGCAACTCTTGTCAatatcttcaatggcagcaccAATTTAGCTCCTCTCGTCGGTGCTTTCCTCTCTGATGCTTATTTTGGACGTTATAAGACCTTGGGTTTCGCTTGCATCTCTTCCCTTACG GGAATGTTTCTTATAATGCTGACGGCGGCAATCTCCCAACTGCACCCTCCACACTGCGGGGCCGGAGCCTGCGTCGGACCAACGCCTTGGCAGTTGATGTTCTTGCTAGTTGGGTTCGGGTTTTTAGTTGTCGGAGCGGGTGGTATCCGGCCTTGTAACCTCGCTTTCGGGGCGGACCAGTTTAATCCGGAAACGGAGTCAGGGAAGAAAGGAATTAATAGTTTCTTTAATTGGTACTACTTCACCTTCACTTTTGCGATGATGGTATCGTTGACGGCTATAGTGTATGTGCAATCCAAGAACTGGCCAGTGGGTTTTGCTATACCAACTTGTCTTATGTTCTTATCCTGCGGACTTTACTTCTTGGGTTCAAGAATTTATGTGAAAGTTAGACCTCAAGGGAGCCCTGTGATGGGGGCGATTCAAGTTTTTGTTGCTGCAAGCAAGAAGAGAAGCTTCAAGTCACCACAAAACCCTCAAGTCTCACTCTTCAACCATATTCTTCCTAATTCCATCAATTCCAGACTTCCTCACACCGATCAGTTCAG GTTCCTTGACAAGGCCGCGATCAAGACTCCGGAAGACCGAGTCAATCCAAACGGCTCAGCTGCAGACCCATGGAGGCTATGCAGTTTGCAGCAAGTGGAGGAGATAAAATGCGTGATGAGAGTAATTCCAGTATGGGCTTCTAGCATTATCTACTACATGCCCATGGTCCAACAACAAACCTACGGAGTCTTCCAAGCCGTTCAATCAGACAAGAGCATCAATCACTTTCAAGTCCCCGCAGGATCTTTCGTTGTTTTCATGTTTCTCGCTCTCACCATCTGGATTCCAATCTACGACCGTATATTAGTCCCTTCCCTACGCCGTATCACAGGGAAAGAAGGTGGTATTACACAGCTCCAAAGGATGGGTGTAGGAATTGTACTCTCTGTACTCTCAATGCTTGTCTCTGGTTtagtagaagagaagaggagacaTTTAGCCCTAACCAGTCCATTACCAGGTGCGACAACGGCACGAGGCGGTGCCGTTTCGTCGATGTCGGCGTTTTGGTTGGTACCTCAACTCTTACTAGCAGGGTTGGCTGAGGCATTTAACTCAATTGGCCAAATTGAGTTCTACTATAAACAGTTCCCAGAGAATATGAGAAGCATAGCGgggtctttcttcttctgtggcTTAGCAATATCTAGTTATCTCTCTACTTTCTTGATATCAGTGGTTCATCACACCACAGCAAATGCTGCAACTGGGAATTGGTTACCTGAAGATCTCAATAAGGGTAGATTGGATTACTTCTATTTCATGATTGCAGTTATGGGTACCTTGAATTTTGGCTACTTTCTGCTTTGCTCTACATGGTACAGATACAAgggtagttttgtaaatgaaactACCACCCTTGACCTTGAGATGATGAATGGAACTACTAAAGGATCTACAGAAAAGCATGTTGTGTGA